A genomic region of Dactylococcopsis salina PCC 8305 contains the following coding sequences:
- a CDS encoding IS200/IS605 family accessory protein TnpB-related protein, which translates to MEEKVATDLDYSQALGCDPGVNNLLTCVSTLGRSFIVDGHKIKGVNARYNKTVAKYKQGKSFDKFRQAQLPLRNTDFYWDEYLDELTHKRSCFMCDAVNKTARFIVNYCLNHRIGNIVFGWGQGVKTNCNLGSKNNQNFVQIPTARLKNRIKELAESVGINFTETEESYTSRSSFLDNDDLPVFGGEKPANWKASGKRVKRGLYQTRKGRLINADCNGAANILRKVSTQLGLTLAEVCRECLSVPKRYDVFSTLKKSYRKRFDCEIQSRFVATFGIHVFQNMENSTRD; encoded by the coding sequence GTGGAAGAAAAAGTAGCGACCGATTTAGATTATTCTCAGGCTTTGGGGTGTGACCCAGGGGTAAATAATCTTCTGACTTGTGTCTCCACTCTCGGAAGGAGTTTCATTGTTGACGGACATAAAATTAAGGGTGTGAATGCTAGATATAACAAAACAGTTGCTAAGTATAAACAAGGGAAGTCCTTCGACAAGTTTCGACAGGCTCAACTCCCGCTCAGGAACACAGACTTTTATTGGGATGAATACTTAGACGAGTTAACCCATAAACGATCCTGTTTCATGTGTGACGCTGTAAATAAGACAGCACGGTTTATCGTTAACTATTGTCTTAACCATCGTATCGGTAACATTGTTTTCGGTTGGGGACAAGGAGTTAAAACCAATTGCAATCTGGGTTCAAAAAATAACCAAAACTTTGTACAAATCCCCACTGCTAGACTCAAGAACCGAATTAAAGAGTTGGCAGAATCAGTAGGAATCAATTTTACCGAAACCGAGGAAAGTTACACTTCTCGTAGCTCGTTTTTGGATAATGATGATTTACCAGTGTTCGGCGGTGAGAAACCTGCTAACTGGAAAGCATCAGGAAAGAGAGTGAAAAGAGGTTTATATCAGACTCGTAAAGGTAGGCTAATCAATGCTGACTGTAATGGAGCGGCGAATATCTTAAGAAAGGTAAGTACACAGCTAGGGTTAACTCTAGCCGAGGTATGTCGGGAATGTTTGAGTGTTCCCAAGCGATATGATGTTTTCAGTACGCTGAAGAAATCATATCGTAAACGCTTCGATTGCGAGATTCAATCTCGCTTCGTAGCAACGTTTGGAATCCATGTTTTTCAAAACATGGAGAACTCAACTAGAGATTGA
- a CDS encoding Uma2 family endonuclease: MAQQSSEIEAIKGFPDHNQLPESDGTFVKNFQEHPQSILLTDSLSEVLKKLHPDGNYAIGQDCGIYWRETEPPERGAEAPDWFYVPNVPPLYNGEIRRSYVFWRELKAPLIALEFASGDGSEERDNTPLSSTNGSTIKPGKFWVYEKIIRIPYYGIYEIKTGNLEVYHLQDFSYRKLNPNQRGHYEIEPLGVELGLWRGTYQNQNQLWLRWWDLNGKLLLIGEEKATVERQKTMRLAQRLRELGIDPEAEGLI; encoded by the coding sequence ATTCGTGAAAAACTTTCAAGAACATCCCCAAAGCATTTTATTAACAGATTCCTTATCAGAAGTCTTAAAAAAACTGCATCCTGATGGCAATTATGCAATTGGTCAAGACTGTGGAATTTACTGGCGAGAAACTGAACCACCCGAACGCGGTGCAGAAGCACCAGACTGGTTTTATGTCCCCAATGTTCCGCCCTTATACAATGGAGAAATTCGTCGTTCTTATGTATTTTGGCGAGAATTAAAAGCGCCTTTAATTGCCTTAGAATTTGCCAGTGGTGATGGTTCAGAAGAAAGAGACAACACCCCTTTATCTTCGACGAATGGTAGTACCATTAAACCTGGAAAGTTTTGGGTTTATGAAAAAATTATTCGCATTCCTTATTATGGAATTTATGAGATTAAAACGGGAAACTTAGAAGTCTATCACCTGCAAGATTTTTCCTATCGAAAATTAAACCCTAATCAAAGAGGACATTATGAAATCGAACCGTTAGGAGTAGAATTAGGTTTATGGCGAGGCACATATCAAAATCAAAATCAACTGTGGTTGAGATGGTGGGACTTAAACGGTAAACTTTTGCTTATTGGTGAGGAAAAAGCAACTGTTGAAAGACAAAAGACGATGCGGTTAGCGCAACGGCTGAGAGAATTAGGGATTGATCCAGAAGCGGAAGGTTTGATCTAA
- the ltrA gene encoding group II intron reverse transcriptase/maturase, whose amino-acid sequence MNQIRYKCDARTKTFLMLWLGFGFNLMAETEWSQIDWKEIEIRVFKLQKRIYRASLSGDVAKVHKLQRLLLRSWCAKLLAVRRISQDNQGKNTAGIDGVKTLSPKQRLNLAENLTLTGKGKSLRRVWIPKPGRKEKRGLGIPVMEDRARQALLKLALEPEWEAKFEPNSYGFRPGRSCHDAEEAIYKTIKTKAKWVLDADISKCFDRINHNVLLRKLNTTPTMARQIRAWLKSGVLDRGDWFPTNEGTPQGGVISPLLANIALHGLEENIRQWAETWKGNKQANSKSISLIRYADDFVVLHKDKSIIQQAKTLIEQWLHGLGLELSESKTRICHTLHNSEKERAGFDFLGWNIRQYEVGKNHTGKNTNGKLLGFKTIIKPSDKSIKTHYEKIVSVLDSMKGKSQEVIIDKLNPIIRGWCNYHKTVCSKETFAHIDYMVYNKLRRWIKSRHSNKTLKWCEERYFHLTKEKDLAKEDRKDKWVFSTPSDTPNSPIAGTHELWKHAWTPIERHIKIEGTKSPYDGDWRYWSKRRGEYPGTPKRVATLMKRQKGKCARCGLYIKGEDVVEVDHIVPKAEGGKDHYKNLQLLHRHCHHQKTAEDRQRQMDNKGQKKTQKKTKKSRKSETKQGSAVNTA is encoded by the coding sequence ATGAACCAAATCAGGTATAAATGTGATGCTCGGACAAAGACCTTTTTAATGCTCTGGTTAGGCTTTGGGTTTAATCTCATGGCAGAGACGGAGTGGAGTCAGATTGACTGGAAGGAGATTGAAATACGGGTGTTTAAGCTCCAAAAACGGATTTATCGAGCTTCTCTAAGTGGTGACGTGGCTAAAGTTCACAAACTCCAAAGATTATTGTTACGGTCTTGGTGTGCCAAACTCTTAGCGGTACGGCGCATTTCGCAGGATAACCAGGGTAAGAATACTGCGGGGATAGATGGTGTAAAAACCCTAAGTCCTAAGCAAAGATTAAACCTTGCTGAAAACCTGACTCTTACAGGGAAGGGTAAATCCTTAAGACGGGTCTGGATTCCAAAACCAGGTCGCAAAGAAAAACGTGGCTTGGGTATTCCAGTAATGGAAGACCGTGCGAGGCAGGCACTTCTCAAATTGGCTTTAGAGCCTGAATGGGAGGCAAAATTCGAGCCTAATTCGTACGGATTTAGACCAGGACGCTCTTGCCATGATGCGGAAGAGGCAATTTATAAGACGATTAAAACTAAAGCCAAATGGGTTTTGGATGCTGACATATCTAAATGTTTCGACCGTATAAACCACAATGTTCTCTTAAGAAAATTAAATACAACCCCGACTATGGCTCGACAAATTCGAGCTTGGTTGAAATCGGGGGTCTTGGATAGAGGCGATTGGTTTCCAACAAATGAGGGAACACCACAAGGAGGGGTGATAAGTCCTCTATTGGCAAACATCGCCCTGCATGGACTTGAGGAAAACATAAGACAATGGGCTGAAACTTGGAAAGGGAATAAACAAGCTAATAGTAAAAGTATCTCTCTTATCAGGTATGCAGATGATTTCGTTGTTCTCCACAAGGATAAATCCATCATCCAACAGGCGAAAACGCTTATTGAACAGTGGTTACATGGCTTAGGCTTAGAATTAAGCGAGAGCAAGACGAGAATATGTCACACCTTGCATAATTCTGAGAAAGAAAGAGCAGGGTTTGATTTTCTGGGATGGAACATCCGACAGTATGAAGTCGGGAAGAACCATACAGGAAAGAATACAAATGGCAAGTTACTCGGATTCAAGACAATAATCAAACCAAGCGACAAAAGTATCAAAACACATTACGAAAAGATTGTTTCGGTATTAGATTCAATGAAAGGTAAATCCCAAGAGGTAATCATTGATAAACTTAACCCCATAATTAGGGGATGGTGCAACTATCACAAAACAGTCTGCTCTAAGGAAACATTTGCACACATAGATTACATGGTCTATAACAAACTACGTCGCTGGATAAAAAGCCGTCACTCTAACAAAACCCTCAAATGGTGTGAAGAAAGATACTTTCATTTGACTAAGGAGAAAGATTTAGCAAAAGAAGATAGAAAAGACAAATGGGTCTTCTCAACTCCTTCTGATACACCAAATTCTCCTATTGCGGGTACGCACGAACTGTGGAAACACGCATGGACACCAATTGAAAGACATATAAAAATCGAGGGTACAAAGTCTCCTTACGATGGAGATTGGCGGTACTGGAGTAAACGTCGGGGTGAATACCCTGGCACACCGAAACGGGTTGCTACCCTGATGAAGCGTCAGAAAGGCAAATGCGCCCGTTGTGGACTTTACATCAAGGGTGAAGATGTAGTGGAGGTTGACCACATCGTCCCTAAAGCTGAAGGGGGCAAAGACCATTACAAGAATTTACAGTTACTTCATCGTCATTGTCACCATCAGAAAACTGCCGAAGACCGACAACGACAAATGGATAATAAGGGGCAAAAGAAAACCCAAAAGAAAACCAAGAAAAGTCGTAAATCGGAAACTAAGCAGGGAAGTGCTGTTAACACAGCGTAG
- a CDS encoding HU family DNA-binding protein, protein MNKGDLVDKIADRATVTKKQADAVLTAALETIMEAVSEGEKVTLVGFGSFERRERKAREGRNPKTGDKMEIPATKVPAFSAGKLFKDRVAPDDEE, encoded by the coding sequence ATGAATAAAGGTGATTTAGTTGATAAAATTGCCGATCGAGCGACCGTAACCAAAAAACAAGCAGACGCAGTATTAACCGCTGCTCTGGAAACGATTATGGAAGCGGTATCAGAAGGGGAAAAAGTGACCTTAGTGGGTTTTGGATCGTTTGAGCGTCGGGAGCGCAAAGCACGAGAAGGACGGAATCCAAAAACAGGAGATAAAATGGAAATCCCAGCAACTAAAGTCCCTGCATTTTCTGCTGGGAAACTGTTTAAAGATCGAGTTGCTCCTGACGATGAAGAATAA
- a CDS encoding FAD-dependent oxidoreductase, giving the protein MNYDLIIIGNTPVGRYAAFTASLWEARVALVTQEIIFSDYADWLYNFTLSQLIETTEQQEKIQFSSSVSSTSYQKWAQEVIEVIEEKESLVKLTAKGVDIISGKGEFCRLPKQALIVNNEKLQAGAYLITTETTPIFPTIPNLSEIGYLTLADLRQKQTLETLPDNLTIVGDTPTAITLAQNLAKLNKKVTLSLTKTGLFPTEDQEIVNLLEKQLEAEGIEILKQSPLVEIKAVGKRKWLKLGETERETDELIIIPQTQPNIEGLNLEGVQVSYSKQKLIINEKLQTTNSKIYACGCILGGYSFLNLAQYEAKVALKNALLIPRHQVNYQPIPCVISTHPAFGRVGMTEAQAQSYYQNQVIIIKEYFKTNLVSLVGGEITGLFKIVVHRNGKILGGHIFGKDAAELASILAMAISRKMTMKQLTSMSFPSPSIAEMMTQVLEKWEVYYDQCHPFLRWLRRRYNKMI; this is encoded by the coding sequence ATGAACTATGATCTAATTATTATTGGTAATACTCCTGTCGGACGTTACGCCGCTTTTACTGCTAGTTTATGGGAAGCGCGAGTCGCTTTAGTAACGCAAGAAATTATCTTCTCTGATTATGCAGACTGGCTTTATAACTTTACTTTATCTCAATTAATTGAGACAACCGAACAACAGGAAAAAATTCAATTTTCCTCTAGTGTCTCATCAACAAGTTACCAAAAATGGGCGCAAGAAGTCATAGAAGTTATCGAGGAAAAAGAGTCTTTAGTGAAACTTACCGCTAAAGGGGTTGATATCATTTCAGGAAAAGGAGAATTTTGTCGGCTTCCGAAACAAGCATTGATTGTTAATAATGAAAAGTTACAAGCTGGTGCTTATTTAATCACCACAGAAACCACACCAATTTTCCCAACCATTCCCAATTTATCAGAAATTGGTTATCTCACTCTCGCTGACTTAAGACAGAAACAAACTTTAGAAACGTTACCCGATAACTTGACCATTGTCGGAGACACACCCACAGCAATCACTCTGGCGCAAAATTTAGCAAAACTGAACAAGAAAGTCACTTTATCTCTGACAAAAACTGGTTTATTTCCCACTGAAGATCAAGAAATTGTCAATTTATTAGAGAAACAGTTAGAAGCAGAGGGAATCGAGATTTTAAAACAAAGTCCTCTTGTAGAAATTAAAGCAGTGGGAAAACGTAAATGGTTAAAGTTAGGGGAAACAGAAAGAGAAACCGATGAATTAATTATTATTCCTCAAACTCAGCCCAATATTGAGGGCTTAAATTTAGAAGGAGTCCAAGTCAGTTATTCCAAACAGAAATTGATTATCAATGAAAAATTACAAACAACGAACTCAAAAATCTATGCTTGTGGTTGTATTCTCGGTGGATATTCTTTTCTGAATTTAGCGCAATATGAAGCGAAAGTTGCGCTTAAAAATGCTTTATTGATTCCGAGACATCAGGTAAATTATCAACCGATTCCTTGCGTAATTTCAACTCACCCTGCTTTCGGAAGAGTAGGGATGACGGAAGCACAAGCTCAAAGCTATTATCAAAATCAGGTAATTATCATTAAAGAGTATTTTAAAACCAATTTAGTTAGCCTGGTTGGTGGAGAAATTACAGGATTATTCAAAATCGTTGTTCATCGCAATGGTAAGATTTTAGGCGGACATATTTTCGGAAAAGATGCGGCGGAATTAGCCAGTATTTTGGCGATGGCTATATCTAGGAAAATGACGATGAAACAACTCACTTCTATGTCTTTTCCGTCTCCATCTATTGCTGAGATGATGACTCAAGTTTTAGAGAAATGGGAAGTTTATTATGATCAATGTCATCCTTTTTTGCGGTGGTTAAGAAGACGATATAACAAGATGATTTGA
- the cobD gene encoding threonine-phosphate decarboxylase CobD: MKRPMHGGNLNWAAKIAGCPPSMLLDFSASINPLGPPKSAINAIEKGLRGLEHYPDPNYPELRLTLGNWHDLPPEWILPGNGAAELLTWGGRELAALDAVYVLSPGFRDYKRALDAFGAKIISCPLDVAKRSQNSLLEKDLKLDAPITSNCGLLLNNPHNPTGQLFSRREILPYLEQFALVVIDEAFMDFLRPDAQESLIEDVKNYPNLVVLRSMTKFYTLPGLRIGYAVAHPQRLKRWEKWRDPWSVNSLAAVAAVAVVADTEFQEKTWQWLESARSKFYQDLLTIPGLSPIPSAANFFLVATDIPASQLQTQLLKQSQILIRDCLSFPELGENYFRIAIRYPEENQKLINQLTINL, encoded by the coding sequence ATCAAACGACCAATGCATGGAGGTAATTTAAATTGGGCGGCAAAAATCGCTGGCTGTCCTCCCTCTATGCTATTGGATTTTTCCGCGAGTATTAACCCTCTCGGTCCGCCAAAAAGTGCTATTAATGCTATTGAAAAGGGGCTGAGAGGACTCGAACATTATCCTGATCCCAATTATCCCGAATTGCGATTAACGCTAGGAAATTGGCACGATTTACCCCCAGAATGGATTTTACCTGGAAATGGGGCGGCGGAGTTGCTTACTTGGGGAGGGCGAGAACTAGCGGCTTTGGATGCAGTTTATGTGTTGAGTCCAGGATTTCGGGACTATAAACGGGCGTTAGATGCCTTTGGGGCAAAAATCATCTCTTGTCCTCTTGATGTGGCGAAAAGAAGCCAAAACTCGCTACTGGAAAAGGATTTAAAGTTAGATGCACCCATTACGAGTAACTGCGGGCTGCTGTTGAATAATCCTCACAATCCCACTGGTCAATTGTTCTCTCGTCGGGAAATTTTGCCGTATTTAGAGCAGTTTGCGCTGGTTGTGATTGATGAGGCGTTTATGGATTTTTTGCGCCCAGACGCTCAAGAAAGTCTCATTGAGGACGTTAAAAACTATCCTAACTTGGTGGTGCTTCGATCGATGACTAAATTTTACACCTTGCCAGGGTTGCGTATTGGTTACGCGGTGGCTCATCCCCAACGGTTAAAACGGTGGGAAAAATGGCGCGACCCTTGGTCAGTTAATAGTTTAGCAGCAGTAGCGGCGGTGGCGGTAGTAGCAGATACAGAATTTCAGGAAAAAACTTGGCAATGGTTGGAAAGCGCTCGATCGAAATTCTATCAAGATTTGCTGACAATTCCAGGCTTATCTCCTATTCCCAGCGCCGCCAACTTCTTCCTCGTTGCTACCGACATTCCCGCTTCCCAACTACAAACCCAACTCCTGAAACAATCCCAAATTTTGATTCGTGACTGTCTCAGTTTCCCCGAATTAGGAGAAAACTATTTCCGTATCGCCATCCGTTACCCTGAAGAAAATCAAAAACTGATCAATCAACTCACAATCAATCTCTAG